In the Colletotrichum higginsianum IMI 349063 chromosome 7 map unlocalized unitig_7, whole genome shotgun sequence genome, one interval contains:
- a CDS encoding Mitochondrial dicarboxylate carrier, with translation MQSAAAANMIASKPADDAPSVSSSPSSPLQMGQGQEKPQSQLKQTATAATTTPNKKKIEPSLRYPFWFGGSASSMAACVTHPLDLGNALLPRETKDTQLPANPPARDHEDRTQPQNPVRLQVRRPDAPKNMSGTVAHILRNHGVTGLYNGLSASLLRQMTYSTVRFGAYEEMKIRATRANNGKAPAFPVLVAMASAAGFVGGISGNAADVLNVRMQQDAALPAAERRNYSHALEGMLRMAREEGLMSWFRGVLPNSMRAAAMTASQLASYDTFKGMLIRHTPMGDNLTTHFTASFLAGVMAATVTSPIDVIKTRVMSASTQEGLAHTLAKIYKAEGFGWMFKGWVPSFLRLGPQTICTFVFLEMHRKVYRKVADIGGSGEEASIKG, from the exons ATGcagtccgccgccgccgccaacatgaTCGCTAGCAAAccggccgacgacgcaccctccgtgtcgtcgtcgccgtcgtcgccgttgcaGATGGGACAGGGCCAGGAGAAGCCGCAATCGCAGCTGAAGCAaacggcgacagcggcgacaacgaccccaaacaagaagaagattgAGCCGTCACTGAGATACCCCTTTTGGTTCGGAGGTAGCGCCAGTAGTATGGCCGCCTGCGTGACCCATCCTCTGGATCTAG GTAATGCGCTGCTCCCCAGGGAAACTAAAGACACACAACTCCCGGCGAACCCCCCCGCCCGCGACCACGAAGATCGAACTCAACCACAAAACCCC GTCCGCCTGCAGGTCCGCCGCCCCGACGCGCCCAAGAACATGAGCGGCACCGTCGCCCACATCCTCCGCAATCACGGCGTCACGGGCCTCTACAACGGTCTCTCGGCGTCGCTCCTCCGGCAGATGACCTACTCCACTGTCCGCTTCGGCGCCTACGAGGAGATGAAGATCCGCGCGACCCGCGCCAACAACGGCAAGGCCCCGGCCTtccccgtcctcgtcgccatggcctcggccgccggatTCGTCGGCGGTATCTCgggcaacgccgccgacgtcctcAATGTGCGCATGCAGCAGGACGCCGCTCTCCCTGCCGCTGAGCGCCGCAACTACAGCCACGCCCTTGAGGGCATGCTGCGCATGGCTCGCGAGGAGGGCCTCATGAGTTGGTTCCGCGGCGTCCTGCCGAACAGCatgcgcgccgccgccatgacgGCCTCCCAGCTCGCCTCGTACGACACCTTCAAGGGCATGCTCATCCGCCACACCCCTATGGGCGACAACCTCACCACCCACTTCACCGCttccttcctcgccggcgtcatggCTGCCACCGTCACGAGCCCCATCGACGTCATCAAAACCCGCGTCATGTCCGCGAGCACCCAGGAGGGGCTGGCGCACACCCTGGCCAAGATCTACAAGGCCGAGGGCTTCGGCTGGATGTTCAAGGGCTGGGTGCCCAGCTTCCTCCGCCTTGGACC CCAAACCATCTGTACATTTGTCTTTTTAGAAATGCACCGCAAGGTCTATAGAAAGGTCGCCGAtatcggcggcagcggcgaggaggcgTCTATCAAGGGATAG
- a CDS encoding Calcipressin, whose amino-acid sequence MESPKSDTRPIFSRRSTSSSKSLSLDLSSLPPLVQPTPPTNTLLFTNLNDTSIFRPDNLQTIRDLVLKTAPIHSWAPLKSFRRIVVSFFSEDDAIAVRRIWDGEAVMGERVRVYFGQPTPVEVTDRHLALPDAGKLFFISPPPSPPHGWEMKLEDAPNKMVHAEDLADALAKLHHRPTGIETPISPIDGSRQTRSRSSTLLYQPDVNGASPDLPAICLEDMTDEPMEFSPIDNQKPIMAHTSRPPVELMHHA is encoded by the coding sequence ATGGAGTCGCCTAAGTCAGATACCCGCCCTATCTTCTCGAGGCGTTCGACCAGCTCGTCCAAGTCGCTCTCTCTCGATCTTTCCTCCCTGCCGCCTCTGGTccagccgacgccgcccacAAACACCCTACTATTCACAAACCTCAACGATACCTCTATCTTCCGCCCCGACAACCTCCAGACCATTCGCGACCTTGTTCTCAAGACGGCACCCATTCACTCGTGGGCCCCGCTCAAGTCGTTCCGCCGCATCGTtgtctccttcttctccgaggACGACGCTATCGCCGTGCGTCGCATCtgggacggcgaggccgtcatgGGCGAGCGCGTCCGCGTTTACTTCGGCCAACCCACCCCCGTCGAGGTCACCGATCGCCACCTCGCCCTTCCGGACGCCGGCaagctcttcttcatctcgccccctccttcgcctccccACGGTTGGGAGATGAAGCTCGAGGACGCTCCTAACAAGATGGTTCACGCCGAGGATCTCGCCGACGCTCTGGCTAAGCTTCACCACCGTCCTACCGGCATCGAGACCCCCATCAGCCCCATCGACGGCTCTCGCCAAACCCGCAGCAGGAGCTCTACTCTGCTCTACCAGCCCGATGTCAACGGCGCGAGCCCCGATCTCCCCGCCATCTGCCTTGAGGACATGACCGACGAGCCTATGGAGTTCAGCCCTATCGACAACCAAAAACCCATCATGGCGCATACCTCCCGCCCGCCGGTTGAGTTGATGCATCACGCATAA
- a CDS encoding RNA polymerase Rpb3/RpoA insert domain-containing protein: MDYEPMLLDGESGGPSIKISGADNIHVNFDLSNCDLSFANSLRRVIQAEVPVIAIDLVEIEANTSVLADEFIAHRLGLIPLQSKDVNSLLYTRDCDCEQYCDNCSVKLTLHARCSSDETMKVYASDLIVDSFRQNGTVGNPVILDPEGQGSLICKLRKGQELKISCIAKKGIAKEHAKWMPTSAVGFEYDPHNKLHHLDMWFEEDAKAEWPESKYAKMEDPPQEGEPFDYDAVPSKFYFEVEGVGSLEPDQIIQEGIKILQEKLALTLHILTGEADDDGMGDFDGPRSPNLDMDGGNPWQDQGYTTPFNGGGQSSWGASATTPYTTTTPYGASGQSGWN; this comes from the exons ATGGATTACGAGCCGATGCTGCTGGACGGCGAGTCCGGAGGACCGTCGATCAAGATCTCGGGG GCCGACAACATTCACGTTAACTTCGATCTCTCTAACTGCGACCTTTCCTTCGCCAACTCTCTGCGTCGCGTTATCCAAGCCGAGGTCCCTGTGATTGCCATCGACCTGGTCGAGATTGAGGCCAACACGTCCGTCCTCGCTGACGAGTTTATCGCCCATCGCCTGGGACTGATCCCCCTCCAATCCAAGGACGTCAACAGCCTGCTCTACACCCGAGACTGCGACTGCGAGCAATACTGCGACAACTGCAGCGTGAAACTCACACTGCACGCGCGCTGTTCATCGGACGAGACCATGAAGGTCTACGCTAGCGATCTCATTGTTGATAGTTTCAGACAAAACGGCACTGTGGGAAACcccgtcatcctcgaccCGGAAGGACAGGGCTCTCTGATTTGCAAGCTGCGCAAGGGGCAGGAGCTGAAGATCTCGTGTATCGCGAAGAAGGGAATCGCCAAAGAGCACGCAAAGTGGATGCCGACGtccgccgtcggcttcgaGTACGACCCCCACAACAAGCTGCACCACTTGGACATGTGGTTCGAGGAGGATGCCAAGGCTGAGTG GCCCGAAAGCAAGTACGCGAAGATGGAGGACCCCCCTCAGGAAGGGGAGCCGTTCGACTACGACGCGGTACCTAGCAAGTTCTACTTTGAGGTCGAGGGAGTGGGCAGCCTCGAGCCCGACCAGATCATCCAAGAGGGAATCAAAATCCTTCAGGAGAAGCTGGCTCTGACGCTGCACATTCTCACCGgcgaggcggacgacgacggcatggGCGACTTTGATGGCCCTCGCAGCCCGAATTTGGATATGGACGGCGGCAACCCCTGGCAAGATCAGGGCTACACGACCCCTTTCAATGGCGGTGGTCAGAGCTCGTGGGGGGCCAGCGCGACGACGCCTTACACAACTACCACTCCCTACGGCGCATCCGGGCAGTCTGGCTGGAACTGA
- a CDS encoding Phenylalanyl-tRNA synthetase, which yields MLVPRLAGRQWQRSCFRGAICRGAAPPRQWQALASLSMSSRRAYSSEFPAPTKKTVEVNGQTIPTDTWFNVPKTVLDAASRKLHLQKDHPVYITRQIIESQFPAPTYKYHNSFDPVVSTHQNFDSLGFPADHPGRAKSDTYYFNKDTLLRTHTSAHQAQTFKKNLSDGYLISADVYRRDAIDRSHYPVFHQMEGARMWDRTKVPGGDIAAAVWEDLNRLPKHNVKVEDPHPAFDAERNPLQEGHHTAAEAEAIGAHLKRSLENMVVEIFTRAKAAAAKADPNYKDEPLRVRWVEAYFPFTSPSWELEVYYAGDWLEVLGCGVVKQDICINAGVPQQLGWAFGIGLERIAMLLFQIPDIRLFWSQDERFLSQFRGVSDQLDSMKRFVPFSKHPACPKDVSFWLRSTSAAGGNTKANTQDFHENDFMELVRDIAGERAEDVRLVDEFTHPKTGRRSMCYRINYRSLERTLTNEETNELHSEVTRKLVEKLGVEIR from the exons ATGCTTGTCCCGAGGTTGGCCGGCAGGCAGTGGCAGAGAAGCTGCTTTCGTGGCGCCATCTGCCGCGgagctgctcctcctcgtcaatgGCAGGCGCTCGCTTCCTTGTCGATGAGTAGCCGGCGCGCCTACTCCTCAG AGTTCCCGGCCCCGACCAAGAAGACCGTCGAGGTCAACGGCCAGACCATCCCGACCGACACTTGGTTCAACGTGCCGAAGaccgtcctcgacgcggcgTCGCGCAAGCTTCACCTCCAAAAGGACCATCCCGTGTACATCACCCGCCAGATTATCGAGTCGCAGTTCCCGGCGCCTACGTACAAGTACCACAACTCCTTCGACCCCGTTGTCTCGACGCACCAGAACTTTGACTCGCTGGGCTTCCCCGCCGACCACCCCGGCCGCGCAAAGTCCGACACCTACTACTTCAACAAGGACACGCTCCTGAGGACGCACACCAGCGCCCATCAGGCGCAGACGTTCAAGAAGAACCTGAGCGACGGCTACCTCATCAGCGCCGATGTCTACAGGCGCGATGCCATCGACAGGAGCCACTACCCCGTCTTCCACCAGATGGAGGGTGCCCGCATGTGGGACCGGACCAAGGTgcccggcggcgacatcgcGGCCGCCGTGTGGGAGGACCTCAACCGGCTGCCGAAGCACAAcgtcaaggtcgaggacCCCCATCCTGCCTTCGACGCGGAGCGGAATCCCCTGCAGGAGGGTCACCAcacggccgccgaggccgaagccaTCGGCGCTCACCTGAAGCGGTCTCTCGAGAACATGGTTGTCGAGATCTTTACGagggccaaggccgccgccgcgaaggCGGATCCCAACTACAAGGACGAGCCCCTTAGAGTCCGTTGGGTGGAGGCCTACTTCCCCTTCACGAGCCCCTCGTGGGAGCTCGAGGTCTACTACGCCGGCGACTGGCTCGAAGTTTTGGGCTGTGGCGTGGTCAAGCAGGATATCTGTATCAACGCCGGCGTGCCGCAGCAGCTCGGCTGGGCCTTTggcatcggcctcgagcgcATCGCCATGCTCCTCTTCCAGATCCCCGACATCCGCCTGTTCTGGTCGCAGGACGAGAGGTTCCTGAGCCAGTTCAGGGGCGTGTCCGACCAGCTGGACTCGATGAAGCGCTTCGTGCCCTTCTCCAAGCACCCGGCCTGCCCCAAGGACGTGTCATTCTGGCTCCGCAGCACGTCCGCGGCGGGAGGGAATACCAAGGCCAACACGCAGGACTTCCACGAGAACGACTTTATGGAGCTTGTACGCGACATCGCCGGCGAGAGGGCCGAGGACGTCCGGCTGGTGGACGAGTTCACGCACCCCAAGACGGGGAGGCGCAGCATGTGCTATCGCATCAACTACCGAAGTCTGGAGCGGACCCTGACCAACGAGGAGACCAACGAGTTACACAGTGAGGTAACTCGGAAATTGGTGGAAAAGCTAGGTGTGGAAATCCGGTAG